A genomic window from Flintibacter sp. KGMB00164 includes:
- the hisE gene encoding phosphoribosyl-ATP diphosphatase, with the protein MSEFSYEGLYALLEGRNKERPEGSYTTYLFEKGLDKILKKVGEECTEVIIAAKDQDHKETVYEIADLAYHVMVLMVASGITLDEIKAELASRHVIDHKVKQEKMASDSSFS; encoded by the coding sequence ATGAGTGAATTTTCTTACGAGGGGCTCTACGCCTTGCTGGAGGGACGCAACAAAGAGCGCCCCGAGGGTTCTTATACCACCTACCTGTTTGAAAAAGGCCTGGATAAGATTCTGAAAAAGGTGGGCGAGGAGTGTACCGAGGTGATTATCGCCGCCAAGGACCAGGACCACAAGGAGACGGTCTATGAGATCGCCGACCTGGCCTACCACGTGATGGTGCTGATGGTGGCCTCCGGGATCACCCTGGACGAGATCAAGGCGGAGCTGGCTTCCCGTCACGTCATTGACCACAAGGTGAAGCAGGAAAAAATGGCCTCCGACTCCTCCTTTTCTTGA
- a CDS encoding histidinol-phosphatase, whose protein sequence is MLLGDFHTHSTLDDGKSTLEEMAAAAYDLGVTHFGFSGHSFEEYGQDFCLPKKNVPIYLETARKLQEAYRGRMEVFVGMELDYFGENPGGLDYVIGSVHCVKQGDAACYVDESAQASQRAVDEYFGGDWYRYTDAYYDLVADLPQKTGCQWIGHFDLVTKFNEQAHTIDEDSPRYLRRALEAMEYLVKQGVAFEINTGAVARGYRTTPYPGNALLRQLKEFGGEIIVNSDCHYAPQLCFGFDQAVELAQAVGFTHTNLWTRDGLRPVSWDEFGKGRE, encoded by the coding sequence ATGCTGCTTGGCGATTTTCACACCCACTCCACTTTGGATGACGGAAAGAGCACCCTGGAGGAGATGGCGGCGGCGGCCTATGATTTGGGGGTGACCCACTTCGGCTTTTCCGGCCATAGCTTTGAGGAGTACGGCCAGGATTTCTGCCTGCCCAAAAAGAATGTGCCCATCTACCTGGAGACTGCCCGAAAACTCCAGGAGGCATACCGGGGCCGGATGGAAGTCTTTGTGGGCATGGAGCTGGACTACTTTGGGGAAAATCCCGGTGGATTGGACTATGTGATTGGCTCGGTCCACTGTGTGAAGCAGGGGGATGCGGCCTGCTATGTGGACGAGAGTGCCCAAGCCAGCCAGCGGGCGGTAGATGAGTACTTCGGCGGCGACTGGTACCGCTATACGGATGCCTACTACGACCTGGTGGCCGATCTGCCCCAAAAGACCGGGTGTCAGTGGATCGGCCACTTTGACCTGGTTACCAAGTTCAATGAACAGGCCCATACCATCGATGAGGACAGTCCCCGGTATCTGCGCCGGGCATTGGAAGCGATGGAGTACCTGGTCAAACAGGGTGTGGCCTTTGAGATCAACACCGGGGCTGTGGCCCGGGGCTACCGTACCACGCCCTATCCCGGCAATGCCCTGCTGCGCCAGCTGAAGGAATTTGGCGGAGAAATCATTGTAAACTCTGATTGTCACTACGCTCCCCAGCTGTGCTTCGGCTTTGACCAGGCGGTGGAGCTGGCCCAGGCAGTGGGCTTTACCCACACCAACCTGTGGACACGAGACGGCCTGCGGCCGGTGAGCTGGGACGAATTTGGGAAGGGGAGAGAGTAA
- the hisI gene encoding phosphoribosyl-AMP cyclohydrolase: MIDLDTLKFDDRGLIPAIVQDAKTGKVLTLAYMNRESLEISLKRKLTCFWSRSRQELWLKGETSGNYQHIVELRADCDKDALLVRVNKEGPACHLGTDSCFDGNLIYESEED, translated from the coding sequence ATGATCGATCTGGATACCTTGAAATTTGACGACCGGGGGCTCATCCCCGCCATCGTACAGGATGCCAAGACGGGCAAGGTGCTCACTCTGGCCTATATGAACCGGGAGTCCCTGGAGATTTCCCTGAAGCGGAAGCTTACCTGCTTCTGGTCCCGCTCCCGCCAGGAGTTGTGGCTCAAGGGGGAGACCAGCGGCAACTACCAGCACATTGTGGAGCTGAGGGCCGACTGCGACAAAGACGCCCTGTTGGTGCGGGTCAACAAAGAGGGACCTGCCTGCCACTTGGGCACCGACTCCTGCTTTGACGGCAACCTAATTTATGAGAGCGAGGAAGACTGA
- a CDS encoding DUF4317 domain-containing protein, whose amino-acid sequence MNEKEVAELRRRFRQDRSGISHVRGCYVNQNGEIISQFDQSLGVMTQEENEKILGLLKKTLSGTLGKNLLDITFETQQVVSGAEHKLLMTLRNSQLQDEEAVQEFFQKVIGAVELETNYLVLLVHDAYDVPYKAKDGEELEDSSAEVYSYILCSICPIKETKPALSYSVQENQFHNLSPDWVVAQPEMGFLFPAFDDRSTNLYNALYYSKDVQDVHEALIDALFHTPAPMPAETQKATFASVLSDTLGEECSYEVVQAVHDQLCGLMEDHKESHEPQPLVVGKREVRQALSANGVSQEHMDAFEGKYDEAFGADAQLSPRNLVDPKRVELKTADVTIKVNPDRSDLVQTRVLNGVKYILVRVEEGVELNGVPVQIQE is encoded by the coding sequence ATGAACGAAAAAGAAGTGGCGGAGCTCCGCCGGCGCTTCCGGCAGGACCGGAGCGGCATTTCCCACGTACGTGGGTGCTATGTGAATCAAAACGGGGAGATCATCTCTCAGTTTGACCAGTCTCTTGGAGTCATGACCCAGGAGGAGAACGAGAAGATCCTGGGCCTGCTGAAAAAGACTCTGTCGGGGACCCTGGGCAAGAACCTGTTGGACATCACCTTTGAGACCCAGCAGGTGGTAAGCGGGGCAGAGCACAAGCTGCTCATGACCCTGCGCAATTCTCAGCTCCAGGACGAGGAGGCAGTGCAGGAATTTTTCCAGAAGGTCATTGGAGCAGTGGAGCTGGAGACCAACTATCTGGTCCTCCTGGTCCACGACGCCTACGATGTGCCCTACAAAGCTAAGGACGGGGAGGAATTGGAGGATAGCTCCGCAGAAGTCTACTCCTACATCCTGTGCAGCATCTGCCCCATCAAGGAGACCAAGCCGGCTCTCAGCTACTCGGTACAGGAAAACCAGTTCCACAACCTGTCTCCCGACTGGGTGGTGGCCCAGCCCGAGATGGGCTTCCTGTTCCCAGCCTTTGACGACCGCAGCACCAATCTCTATAACGCTCTGTACTACTCCAAGGACGTGCAGGACGTCCATGAAGCCCTGATCGATGCCCTGTTCCACACTCCGGCTCCCATGCCTGCCGAGACCCAGAAGGCCACCTTTGCCTCGGTGCTCTCTGACACCCTGGGGGAGGAGTGCAGCTACGAGGTGGTCCAGGCGGTCCACGACCAGCTGTGTGGCCTGATGGAGGACCACAAGGAGAGCCACGAGCCCCAGCCTCTGGTGGTGGGCAAGCGGGAAGTGCGTCAGGCTCTGTCAGCCAACGGGGTTTCACAGGAACATATGGATGCCTTTGAGGGAAAGTACGACGAGGCCTTCGGCGCGGACGCCCAGCTCAGCCCCCGGAATCTGGTGGACCCCAAACGGGTGGAGCTGAAGACCGCCGATGTGACCATTAAGGTGAACCCCGACCGCAGTGACCTGGTCCAGACCCGGGTGCTCAATGGGGTGAAGTACATCCTGGTGCGGGTGGAGGAGGGCGTAGAGCTCAACGGCGTGCCTGTCCAGATCCAAGAGTAA
- the hisF gene encoding imidazole glycerol phosphate synthase subunit HisF, with protein sequence MVTKRIIPCLDIKDGRVVKGVNFLNLQDVSNPVKLADYYSRSGADELVFYDITASFEGRKLFTDILTAVASTIFIPLTVGGGINGVEDFERVLACGADKVSVNSGAIKRPELIGEAAKRYGDQCVVLSVDAKRVDGKYHVFLNGGRVDTGMDALEWIKEGVDRGAGEVVVNSIDTDGVKKGFDIEMLRDVSAIVKVPVIASGGAGGVQDFVDLFRELPQLSAGLAASIFHFGEVAIPDLKAELRRNGVCVRL encoded by the coding sequence GTGGTAACCAAACGCATCATTCCCTGCCTGGATATTAAAGACGGCCGGGTGGTGAAGGGGGTCAACTTCCTGAACCTCCAGGACGTATCCAACCCGGTCAAGCTGGCCGACTACTACTCCCGCTCCGGCGCGGACGAGCTGGTCTTTTACGATATTACCGCCTCCTTTGAGGGCCGGAAGCTCTTTACCGACATCCTCACTGCTGTGGCATCCACCATTTTTATCCCCCTCACTGTGGGAGGCGGCATCAACGGCGTGGAGGACTTTGAACGGGTCCTGGCCTGCGGGGCGGATAAGGTGTCGGTGAACTCCGGGGCCATCAAGCGGCCTGAACTCATCGGCGAGGCCGCCAAGCGCTACGGCGACCAGTGCGTGGTGCTCTCGGTAGATGCCAAGCGGGTGGACGGCAAGTACCACGTGTTCCTCAACGGCGGCCGGGTAGACACCGGCATGGATGCCCTGGAGTGGATCAAAGAGGGCGTGGACCGGGGCGCTGGCGAGGTGGTGGTCAACTCCATCGACACTGACGGCGTGAAGAAGGGCTTTGACATTGAGATGCTCCGGGATGTGAGCGCCATCGTCAAGGTGCCGGTCATTGCCTCCGGAGGCGCGGGGGGAGTTCAGGACTTTGTGGACCTGTTCCGGGAGCTTCCCCAGTTGTCCGCCGGTCTGGCGGCCAGTATTTTCCACTTCGGTGAGGTGGCCATCCCCGACCTGAAGGCGGAGCTGAGACGAAACGGAGTGTGTGTGCGGCTATGA
- a CDS encoding NifB/NifX family molybdenum-iron cluster-binding protein: MKIAVTYENGQVFQHFGHCEQFKLYDVQDGQVVSSQVVSAIGSGHGALAGFLQQHQVDTLICGGIGGGARTALAEAGIQLYPGVSGDADSKVSDLLAGKLAFDPDTQCSHHHGEDHNCGNHTCGEDKHGCAGNH, translated from the coding sequence ATGAAAATCGCGGTAACTTACGAAAACGGCCAGGTGTTCCAGCACTTCGGCCACTGCGAACAGTTTAAACTCTATGATGTCCAGGACGGCCAGGTGGTTTCCTCCCAGGTGGTCAGCGCCATCGGCAGCGGCCACGGCGCCTTGGCTGGGTTCCTTCAGCAGCATCAGGTGGACACCCTGATCTGCGGCGGCATCGGCGGCGGCGCCCGCACTGCCCTGGCCGAAGCGGGCATTCAGCTCTACCCCGGTGTCTCCGGCGACGCAGACAGCAAGGTATCTGACCTGCTGGCGGGCAAGCTGGCCTTCGATCCCGACACCCAGTGCAGCCACCACCACGGCGAGGACCACAACTGTGGAAACCACACCTGCGGTGAAGATAAGCACGGCTGTGCTGGAAACCACTAA